A stretch of the Bradyrhizobium arachidis genome encodes the following:
- a CDS encoding CpaF family protein translates to MFGKRSGTDTDFRAPKPGAGSPEPQSAPAPAVSRAPPPPAVASPPLAPARPAPAMENRRSDNYYEVKATIFGALIEAIDLAQLAKLDSESAREEIRDIVNEIIAIKNIVMSIAEQEELLDDICNDVLGYGPLEPLLSRDDIADIMVNGANTVFIEVNGKIQKTGIRFRDNQQLLNICQRIVSQVGRRVDESSPICDARLADGSRVNAIVPPLSIDGPALTIRKFKKDKLTLDQLVKFGAITPEGAEILQIIGRSRCNVLISGGTGSGKTTLLNCMTNYIEHDERVITCEDAAELQLQQPHVVRLETRPPNIEGEGQVTMRELVRNCLRMRPERIIVGEVRGPEAFDLLQAMNTGHDGSMGTLHANNPREALSRCESMITMGGFSLPSRTIREMICASIDVIIQAARLRDGSRRITHVTEVMGMEGDTIITQDIFVYDLMGEDANGKIIGRHRSTGIGRPRFWERARYYGEEKRLAAALDAAEVASKD, encoded by the coding sequence GTGTTCGGTAAGCGTAGCGGAACAGACACCGATTTTCGGGCCCCCAAGCCCGGCGCCGGGTCGCCAGAGCCTCAATCGGCTCCGGCGCCGGCCGTTTCGCGCGCGCCGCCTCCGCCGGCCGTCGCCTCGCCGCCGCTCGCGCCGGCCCGGCCCGCCCCGGCCATGGAGAACCGCCGCTCCGACAATTACTACGAGGTCAAGGCGACAATCTTCGGCGCGCTGATCGAGGCCATCGACCTCGCCCAGCTCGCCAAGCTCGATTCCGAATCCGCGCGCGAAGAAATCCGCGACATCGTCAACGAGATCATCGCGATCAAGAACATCGTGATGTCGATCGCCGAGCAGGAAGAGCTGCTCGACGACATCTGCAACGACGTGCTCGGTTACGGTCCGCTCGAGCCGCTGCTGTCGCGCGACGACATCGCCGACATCATGGTCAACGGCGCCAACACGGTCTTCATCGAAGTCAACGGCAAGATCCAGAAGACCGGCATCCGCTTCCGCGACAACCAGCAGCTCCTCAACATCTGCCAGCGCATCGTCAGCCAGGTCGGCCGGCGCGTCGACGAGTCCTCGCCGATCTGCGACGCGCGCCTCGCCGACGGCTCCCGCGTCAACGCCATCGTGCCGCCGCTGTCGATCGACGGCCCCGCGCTCACCATCCGAAAATTCAAGAAGGACAAGCTGACGCTCGATCAGCTCGTCAAGTTCGGCGCAATCACGCCTGAAGGCGCCGAGATCCTGCAGATCATCGGCCGCAGCCGCTGCAACGTCTTGATCTCCGGCGGTACCGGCTCGGGCAAGACCACGCTGCTCAACTGCATGACCAACTATATCGAGCACGATGAGCGCGTCATCACCTGCGAGGACGCGGCCGAGCTCCAGCTCCAGCAGCCCCACGTGGTTCGCCTCGAAACCCGCCCGCCGAACATCGAGGGCGAAGGCCAGGTGACCATGCGCGAGCTGGTGCGCAACTGTCTGCGTATGCGCCCCGAACGCATCATCGTCGGCGAGGTCCGCGGACCCGAGGCCTTCGATTTGCTGCAGGCCATGAACACCGGCCATGACGGCTCGATGGGCACGCTGCACGCCAACAACCCCCGCGAGGCGCTGTCGCGCTGCGAATCCATGATCACGATGGGCGGTTTCTCGCTGCCCTCGCGCACCATCCGCGAGATGATCTGCGCCTCGATCGACGTCATCATCCAGGCCGCCCGCCTGCGCGACGGCTCGCGCCGCATCACCCACGTCACCGAGGTGATGGGGATGGAAGGCGACACCATCATCACCCAGGACATCTTCGTCTACGACCTGATGGGCGAGGACGCCAACGGCAAGATCATCGGCCGGCACCGTTCGACCGGCATCGGCCGTCCGCGCTTCTGGGAACGCGCGCGCTACTATGGCGAAGAGAAGCGCCTTGCGGCGGCCCTTGATGCGGCGGAAGTGGCGTCGAAGGACTGA
- a CDS encoding type II secretion system F family protein: MVEFLVAKLHDVRFMTMLLAAIAASATVYTLIMPLFAGEGLSKRMKAVANERERIRQRERDRLSKNEKVSLRQTPKQLVSKVVEDFNLTKWLAQEAAREKLIMAGYRGQAPYITFLFARMVTPLVLFVGSILYVFLISRMQQAMPVKIGLCVGAAYLGLQAPMLFLRNAISKRQLSIKRAFPDALDLLLICIESGMSVEMAFRKVATEIVGQSIALSEEFTLTTAELSYLQDRKVAYENLARRTGLEGVKSVCLALQQAERYGTPLGHSLRVMAQENRDMRMNEAEKKAAALPPKLTVPMILFFLPVLFVVILGPTGIKVAELH; this comes from the coding sequence ATGGTCGAGTTCCTCGTCGCTAAACTGCATGACGTCCGCTTCATGACCATGCTGCTGGCGGCCATTGCCGCCAGCGCCACCGTCTACACGCTGATCATGCCGCTATTCGCCGGCGAAGGCCTCTCCAAGCGCATGAAGGCGGTGGCGAACGAGCGCGAGCGTATCCGTCAGCGCGAGCGCGACCGGCTCTCCAAGAACGAGAAGGTCTCGCTGCGGCAAACTCCCAAGCAGCTCGTCTCCAAGGTCGTCGAGGACTTCAACCTAACCAAATGGCTCGCGCAGGAAGCCGCCCGCGAAAAGCTCATCATGGCGGGCTATCGCGGCCAGGCGCCCTACATCACCTTCCTGTTCGCCCGCATGGTGACGCCGCTGGTGTTGTTCGTGGGCTCGATCCTCTACGTGTTCCTGATCTCCCGCATGCAGCAGGCGATGCCGGTCAAGATCGGCCTCTGCGTCGGCGCGGCCTATCTCGGCCTCCAGGCGCCGATGCTGTTCCTGAGGAACGCGATCTCAAAGCGCCAGCTCTCGATCAAGCGCGCCTTTCCCGACGCACTCGACCTGCTGCTGATCTGCATCGAATCCGGCATGTCGGTCGAGATGGCGTTCCGCAAGGTCGCCACCGAGATCGTCGGACAGTCGATCGCGCTGTCGGAAGAATTCACGCTGACCACCGCCGAACTGTCCTACCTTCAGGACCGCAAGGTCGCCTACGAGAATCTGGCGCGCCGCACCGGCCTCGAGGGCGTCAAGTCGGTCTGTCTCGCGCTCCAGCAGGCGGAACGCTACGGCACGCCGCTCGGCCACTCCCTGCGCGTGATGGCGCAGGAAAACCGCGACATGCGCATGAACGAGGCCGAGAAGAAGGCGGCCGCACTGCCGCCGAAGCTGACGGTGCCGATGATCCTGTTCTTCCTGCCGGTGCTGTTCGTCGTCATTCTCGGGCCGACCGGCATCAAGGTCGCCGAGCTGCACTAG
- a CDS encoding ABC transporter substrate-binding protein: protein MKPRLTMWLAVVAGVALVLAVAWAAILWTRPEPIRIAFANSLSGPSAPAGTESLIAMQLAIDEVNAKGGINGRPIELVLFDDASNPAVARANAQAIADSPCVAVLGHYLSSASLAAAPAYKDARIPALTGSAAADELTSTNDYYFRALSPVSAQARSIAEHLRAVMKEPKVRLVHTRDSYGKSFARGFGAAYPTEQLRVFGLDVAPGRIESMDEALDTAAQEPGPGVVVVGAAADYIADIVKALRRRGIKGTIITTQGAGRESYLKNFVDEPEEKTRPGFFSENLYAASSLIFDSAGVAAQVFAADYKAKAGTSPSWVGGGSYDAARLMIDALKRAAAHHRFMGQGIQKRSDSKAADRDRVRVALAAIDSPKSAVVGLTGRLYFNANRDIPRPIRMGFFRYGRFVTAPQQLVRIDQPDGIDLAAEQEKGHVIAFEDRRYWIQRVVYTGIDIIRVGRIDVKQNSFNVDFYLWMRFAGDDEAQTHVEFPALLDRGAFDPARPIQAGQEDGLSYRLYRINGDFKARFDLHDYPFDTQELRLHFRNTEQRRELITYVIDRFGLRLADDGSSRAEDGAYSGLQLWRFLGLNYFVESLSSGSTLGKASLFGAEAMTEFAGFDATIMLRRSSSIYMLKNLLPMFLLVLVVFATLFFPETMFRERVTIPVTSILASAVLLVAVNNQIGDVGYTVVVEEMFYIFFVLCLMTILAGYKHEKLREAGRKRVAVVLDHVAQVIYAGTVLAVIVVLYRRYAM, encoded by the coding sequence ATGAAGCCGCGGCTTACAATGTGGCTTGCTGTTGTTGCAGGCGTCGCCCTGGTGCTCGCCGTCGCCTGGGCCGCCATCCTCTGGACCCGCCCGGAGCCTATTCGCATCGCGTTTGCCAATTCCCTCTCTGGCCCGTCCGCCCCGGCCGGGACGGAAAGCCTGATCGCGATGCAGCTTGCAATCGACGAGGTGAACGCCAAGGGTGGCATCAACGGACGGCCGATTGAACTCGTTCTGTTCGACGACGCAAGCAATCCAGCCGTGGCGCGCGCGAATGCGCAGGCGATCGCCGACAGTCCATGCGTCGCTGTGCTCGGACACTATCTCAGCTCCGCGTCGCTCGCGGCAGCGCCGGCATATAAGGATGCGCGGATTCCGGCGCTCACGGGAAGCGCGGCTGCCGACGAACTGACATCCACCAATGATTACTATTTTCGTGCGCTGTCGCCGGTCTCCGCACAGGCGCGCTCGATCGCGGAACATCTGCGCGCCGTGATGAAGGAGCCGAAAGTCCGCCTCGTTCATACGCGCGATTCCTATGGCAAGAGTTTTGCGCGCGGATTTGGGGCGGCCTATCCGACGGAGCAGTTGCGCGTGTTCGGACTGGACGTCGCCCCTGGCCGGATTGAATCGATGGACGAGGCGCTGGACACCGCCGCGCAGGAGCCCGGCCCCGGCGTCGTCGTCGTCGGCGCGGCAGCCGATTATATCGCAGACATCGTCAAGGCGCTGCGCCGCCGCGGCATCAAGGGGACGATCATCACAACCCAGGGCGCGGGCCGCGAAAGCTATTTGAAGAATTTCGTCGACGAGCCCGAGGAAAAAACGCGTCCGGGTTTCTTCAGTGAGAATCTGTATGCCGCATCGTCGCTGATTTTCGACAGCGCCGGCGTGGCGGCGCAGGTGTTTGCCGCCGACTACAAAGCGAAAGCGGGAACCTCGCCAAGCTGGGTTGGCGGCGGCTCGTATGATGCCGCGCGCCTGATGATCGATGCGCTGAAACGAGCTGCCGCACATCACCGGTTTATGGGGCAGGGGATTCAGAAGCGATCCGACAGCAAGGCCGCGGATCGCGACCGAGTGCGCGTCGCACTGGCCGCGATCGACAGTCCGAAATCGGCGGTCGTCGGGCTGACGGGGCGGCTCTATTTCAACGCAAACCGCGACATTCCGCGCCCGATCCGAATGGGTTTCTTCCGTTACGGTCGGTTCGTTACGGCGCCGCAGCAACTCGTGCGCATCGATCAGCCTGATGGAATCGATCTCGCTGCGGAACAGGAGAAGGGCCATGTCATCGCGTTCGAAGATCGGCGCTACTGGATTCAGCGCGTCGTTTATACGGGCATCGACATCATTCGCGTCGGCCGGATCGACGTGAAGCAGAATTCGTTCAACGTCGACTTCTATCTCTGGATGCGGTTCGCTGGCGACGATGAGGCGCAGACACACGTCGAATTCCCGGCATTGCTGGATCGCGGGGCGTTCGATCCAGCTCGGCCGATTCAGGCTGGACAGGAAGATGGCCTGAGTTATCGGCTCTATCGCATCAACGGCGATTTCAAGGCCCGTTTCGATCTCCATGATTATCCGTTCGACACGCAGGAATTGCGTCTCCATTTCCGGAACACGGAACAGCGGCGGGAACTCATCACCTATGTCATCGATCGGTTCGGCTTGCGCCTCGCCGACGACGGAAGCTCGCGGGCCGAGGACGGCGCCTATTCCGGACTTCAGCTCTGGCGATTTCTCGGACTGAACTATTTCGTCGAATCCCTGTCCAGCGGATCGACGCTCGGAAAGGCGTCCTTGTTCGGTGCCGAGGCAATGACGGAATTCGCAGGCTTCGATGCGACCATCATGCTGCGCCGCAGCTCCTCCATCTACATGCTGAAGAACCTGCTGCCGATGTTCCTGCTCGTGCTCGTCGTGTTCGCGACGCTGTTCTTTCCCGAAACCATGTTTCGCGAACGTGTGACGATTCCGGTGACCTCGATCCTGGCGAGCGCGGTGCTGCTCGTGGCGGTGAACAATCAGATCGGCGATGTCGGATACACGGTGGTGGTCGAAGAGATGTTCTACATCTTCTTTGTACTATGCCTGATGACGATATTGGCGGGCTACAAACATGAAAAACTTCGGGAGGCCGGCCGAAAGCGCGTCGCTGTTGTCTTGGATCACGTAGCGCAGGTCATTTATGCCGGGACAGTGCTCGCTGTCATCGTCGTGCTCTACCGGCGCTATGCCATGTGA
- a CDS encoding tetratricopeptide repeat protein has translation MRHQYSFARLLASTSLVAALAAGLGGCTGMSKISDSITGSISPRAEAAAAPTDPARAAEVYGERYRANPKDAEAALAYGQALRANGQRAQAVAVLEQATIAHPGNKALLALYGRALADNGNFQTAFDVLSKAHSPDNPDWRLLSVQGTALDQMGKHDDARRYYVSALKIAPGEPSVLSNLGLSYMLSKDLPKAEETLRQAYASPRAGARVRQNLGLVVGLQGRFAEAETIVKADLPPDEAAANVAYLKDMLSRNDSPARPASRRTPVAALNQPD, from the coding sequence ATGCGTCACCAGTACAGTTTTGCCCGGCTCCTTGCGTCCACCTCGCTGGTTGCGGCGTTGGCGGCAGGCCTCGGCGGCTGCACGGGGATGTCGAAAATTTCCGACAGCATCACCGGCTCCATCAGCCCGCGCGCCGAGGCCGCGGCCGCGCCGACCGATCCCGCGCGCGCCGCCGAGGTCTATGGCGAGCGCTATCGCGCCAATCCCAAGGATGCCGAAGCCGCGTTGGCCTATGGACAGGCGTTGCGCGCCAATGGCCAGCGTGCGCAGGCGGTCGCGGTGCTCGAGCAGGCGACCATCGCGCATCCCGGCAACAAGGCGCTGCTCGCGCTCTATGGCCGCGCGCTCGCCGACAACGGCAATTTCCAGACCGCTTTCGACGTGCTGTCGAAGGCGCATTCGCCCGACAATCCCGACTGGCGCCTGCTCTCGGTGCAAGGCACCGCGCTCGACCAGATGGGCAAGCACGATGATGCGCGCCGCTACTATGTCAGTGCGCTGAAGATCGCGCCCGGCGAGCCGAGCGTGCTCTCCAATCTCGGCCTGTCCTACATGCTGTCGAAGGACCTGCCGAAGGCCGAGGAGACGCTGCGGCAGGCCTATGCTTCGCCGCGCGCAGGCGCGCGCGTGCGGCAAAACCTCGGTCTCGTGGTGGGGCTGCAGGGCCGCTTCGCGGAGGCCGAGACCATCGTCAAGGCCGACCTGCCGCCCGATGAGGCCGCGGCCAACGTCGCTTATCTGAAGGACATGCTGAGCCGCAACGACAGCCCGGCGCGCCCCGCCTCCAGGCGGACCCCGGTCGCCGCGCTCAACCAGCCCGACTGA
- a CDS encoding type II secretion system F family protein, whose translation MNMQVLALSFLATAAVGGIAWVFLYPLLSGERKAESRRASIARTEPTAARQAEKSQRSRREQVESSLKDLEARRQQEKRVPLPVRLSQAGLDWTPKKFYVVSAVLAGAFFFMVMFGGGGLLGAVGLAFAAGFGLPRWMLSFLKKRRESKFLAALPDAVDVIVRGIKAGLPLFESIKVVAADSPEPLRSEFLAIIETQAIGMPLGEACSRLYDRMPLPEANFFGIVISIQQKSGGNLSEALGNLSKVLRDRKKMKEKIQAMSMEAKASAGIIGSLPPIVMFLVYLTTPGYISLLWTHPTGQLMLVGCVIWMSIGIMVMKKMINFDF comes from the coding sequence ATGAACATGCAAGTGCTCGCCCTCTCCTTCCTCGCGACCGCCGCCGTCGGCGGTATCGCATGGGTGTTCCTGTATCCGCTGCTGTCGGGTGAACGGAAGGCGGAAAGCCGCCGTGCCTCCATCGCGCGCACCGAGCCCACCGCGGCGCGGCAGGCCGAGAAAAGCCAGCGCTCGCGGCGTGAGCAGGTAGAAAGCTCGCTCAAGGATCTCGAGGCCCGGCGCCAGCAGGAAAAGCGCGTTCCGCTGCCTGTCCGCCTGTCGCAGGCCGGCCTCGACTGGACGCCGAAGAAATTCTACGTCGTATCCGCCGTGCTGGCCGGTGCGTTCTTCTTCATGGTGATGTTTGGCGGCGGCGGCCTCCTCGGCGCAGTGGGCCTTGCCTTTGCCGCAGGCTTCGGCCTGCCACGATGGATGCTCAGCTTCCTGAAGAAGCGGCGCGAATCGAAATTCCTGGCCGCACTGCCGGACGCCGTCGACGTCATCGTCCGCGGCATCAAGGCGGGTTTGCCGCTGTTCGAATCGATCAAGGTCGTTGCCGCCGACTCACCGGAGCCGTTGCGCAGCGAGTTCCTGGCCATCATCGAGACGCAGGCGATCGGCATGCCGCTCGGCGAGGCCTGCTCGCGCCTCTACGATCGCATGCCGCTTCCGGAAGCGAACTTCTTCGGCATCGTCATCTCGATCCAGCAGAAGTCCGGCGGCAACCTCTCCGAGGCGCTCGGCAATCTGTCCAAGGTGCTGCGCGACCGCAAGAAGATGAAAGAGAAGATCCAGGCGATGTCGATGGAAGCCAAGGCGTCGGCCGGCATCATCGGCTCGCTGCCGCCCATCGTCATGTTCCTCGTCTACCTCACGACGCCCGGCTACATCTCGCTGCTGTGGACCCACCCGACCGGACAGCTCATGCTGGTCGGCTGCGTCATCTGGATGTCGATCGGCATCATGGTGATGAAGAAAATGATCAACTTCGACTTCTGA
- a CDS encoding metallophosphoesterase, translating into MDRSFVIAHMSDLHLDGSGRLHQAIEGLVATIRQTMAEFADVPDRILLITGDLVSEPTPRALDEALSVISTFRQTGLFTDIQAVAGNRDVRPLGLLGRRHDIYDYLNLPRTSKNVYYRQSGLDLVLLDSNAASLANGNFDQRAYHAVVAQSARLSAELAGSLSADGRADYIEPAENLVRVLALHHHPLPQATGEGKRFLGNPDEPMMYLASPATFLEAATSLNVNFILHGHRHVEGLTRYSIPNPRATSSGPAEDFWRTLHVLSCPSSTGQGGDDAGFNIVHFGPSSHFAGRRYGFSVIRHVRPRDEGTFHRLDSNLPDGIIRLPAGRDFCRDPAFQAAIDLSSCELPKREQIVAIACQLLKRRAFYDDGDDWAYALHAALVTSRVWSDLDGKTARSGAQRDAGALTTVGLLLDRLIAQAADVLGIDGEELENLRAKRLIDQADVMRELPRTPRNGVDLAGERQRRLGTLRELSAPMQALGADLDLGGPPPAGTLR; encoded by the coding sequence ATGGATAGGTCATTCGTCATTGCGCATATGTCCGACCTGCACCTCGATGGATCGGGTCGGCTGCATCAGGCGATCGAGGGCCTCGTCGCAACCATCCGGCAGACGATGGCGGAATTCGCCGACGTGCCGGACCGCATTTTGCTGATCACCGGAGACCTCGTCAGCGAACCGACGCCGCGCGCGCTCGACGAAGCCCTCTCCGTCATCTCGACGTTTCGGCAGACCGGCCTGTTCACCGACATCCAGGCGGTCGCCGGCAACCGCGATGTCAGGCCCCTCGGCCTGCTCGGCCGCCGCCACGATATCTACGACTATCTCAACCTGCCGAGGACGTCGAAGAACGTCTATTATCGCCAGTCCGGACTGGATCTGGTGCTGCTCGATTCCAACGCGGCAAGTCTTGCCAACGGCAATTTCGACCAGCGCGCCTATCATGCTGTCGTGGCACAGTCGGCGCGGCTGAGTGCCGAACTCGCCGGCAGTCTCAGCGCCGATGGCCGCGCGGACTATATCGAGCCTGCCGAGAATCTCGTGCGCGTGCTGGCGCTGCATCATCATCCGCTGCCGCAGGCGACCGGCGAGGGCAAGCGCTTTCTGGGCAATCCCGACGAGCCCATGATGTATCTGGCAAGCCCCGCCACCTTTCTCGAGGCGGCAACATCCCTCAATGTCAATTTCATCCTGCACGGCCACCGGCACGTCGAAGGGCTGACGCGGTATTCAATTCCCAATCCGCGTGCGACGTCGAGCGGGCCGGCCGAGGATTTCTGGCGCACGCTCCATGTGCTGTCCTGTCCGTCGTCGACGGGGCAGGGGGGCGACGACGCCGGCTTCAACATCGTTCATTTCGGCCCGTCCTCTCATTTTGCCGGACGGCGATACGGTTTCTCGGTCATCAGACATGTGCGGCCGCGCGACGAGGGCACGTTCCACCGGCTCGACAGCAATTTGCCCGACGGCATCATCAGACTGCCGGCGGGACGGGATTTTTGTCGCGATCCGGCCTTCCAGGCGGCGATCGATCTGTCGTCCTGCGAGCTGCCGAAACGCGAGCAGATCGTTGCGATCGCCTGTCAACTCCTGAAGCGCCGGGCCTTCTACGACGACGGAGATGACTGGGCCTACGCACTTCATGCAGCCCTCGTCACCTCGCGAGTCTGGAGCGACCTCGACGGCAAGACCGCACGATCCGGCGCGCAACGCGACGCCGGCGCACTCACGACGGTCGGGCTGCTCCTGGACCGGCTGATTGCCCAGGCCGCCGACGTGCTCGGCATCGACGGCGAGGAGCTCGAAAATCTCCGTGCCAAACGCCTGATCGATCAGGCCGACGTCATGCGCGAATTGCCGAGGACGCCCCGCAACGGGGTGGATCTCGCCGGCGAGCGGCAGCGGCGACTTGGTACGCTGCGCGAACTGAGTGCGCCGATGCAGGCGCTGGGCGCCGATCTCGACCTCGGCGGCCCACCTCCGGCCGGGACATTACGCTAA